From Apis mellifera strain DH4 linkage group LG5, Amel_HAv3.1, whole genome shotgun sequence, the proteins below share one genomic window:
- the LOC552684 gene encoding kinesin-related protein 4 isoform X1, with amino-acid sequence MTKTDLIDFSQEETEKKNINIMSQSEDAYAPEEPTPDIPISLLDIQMPETPESTKGQVSDGDTPRLESPKMLKPVLGKLQAKKRLMAFANKFNVPPKIQNKSNLLQAHTKVSKSKNVLGNSGKSLQNDSNTLLNIDSDSMQFHNRHSSGNKSKKKTEEKILAIEEIRREESKSKMLLAEAMAAASLEEENYTNRNGQNLLENVKIMREKSKQDVNVSHKSGLKSAIENKYSERRRYGREERRDSASRESKDYNNKERYYKIYDKEQRRKDKDKKDDKDKREDNKYEENKDKKYEDKDKKDNDKDKWEDIREKKGIKEKRENFKEKRSDSQERPEIKDRKEKEKDKDKGKEKDKDKDIMNSSSWIELKKCGITMDDIIEIRRRDYSERSTKNRTAEDYVRHFEQMLMINDCRLKRYAFIVEGLDGPKEYPPESIRVTKRGRPQLFYSENPRISLFINHQQILQTVTIDHREKMRNICEADFIREDAGEAELSQRIRNWYPKAGICKSDEKIKWHVPINVQLPKSKWDSEDEDKLSNDTEKEQENETKSGNTVSERESEEFSPQLSTIEEDVNKDKNVNEIEISSGKKVDDNRQSTSPLLQSAGNEKLASEYEQFMKMVCSDIPMSKEFSPKPNKPTSTLSYHEFNIETNLPDDNFSFVEHSMSEKSDKSDSNKIEEKYKSNENRQNLEKITETEDDKMSLSSTHIQVQKRVRMENKNMHDKSESEDSKSIPSDWENVRIKVERMSDENSDSKETRKKKKRKKATSSSSESSSSSSSSDSEEEVKRRKRKRKISNDSDSLSDSDSSDSSSSSSDSSSSDDKRKKRKKKKRKAEKWKKKAKRIAKMKKKRRRKISSDSSSSDSSEDKRKKRITNKKTKQKKEYSNKQNNEDIIKVIRKSSLESSSLENTKLVHSQVPLKKIKEEVKVESRKRSTDKCDIWDKEQELVKKVISDSNVHNKTHKDEEKRNKTDEQYLEEWEMESVIMSQKGETLLKSKVEKVENNEIENIRKMERKDERSKKNDKSKKDESFKEKCSNISKEIIPGNLKMEEDIDGKKKRKKDKERKNSSEFLTDWEKESERISQQIMQDEIKLSKKYKKEKWAETEFDTLNVPSLTQLEREVSKRQLLADEWEVDSLEAVSDLMINKKKATHISKKLEKEVRYDKKTDTYIAIEKETLKECKKRQDRLSAIRIWEEEQEEGEREAMMLLEQKNKRKKDDWDIEEESFLREKNDRKETIEDITIIDNIHKEINTISKNDASIKHDISKKNKKSRWDMASQSEEKIKLKTPVMWEEECVEWAKINKFDHKIERVSLECCDSMLPKIKIKDEDVSMVEQQSRKSISKNVTNQDIDLFPRKSQDIDLLESSWTSEEHIKSKSRIKNLDNNSQKDIFFDKTKELIPLKEQCNVELKDIFEIDVKLTKKNTELYSPSSPAGSQKSEDMEVFNNSYTSSLNLKGSLLQDKSKNETLIKTDDESIPNIPLQIKYRDGKYTKSPMTKIEFEEIIGVQKTEDQIIQKKFDVKTIENSPEFSTNESYSDTSYKPLRMDIFAEYESDESCEKLSNKNSEIISSSINVKEAEETNEGKAALKLIPKQLLVRRNNERIKTKLISDDPMQHAAALLTIQKKLRESHAMKNDIKTISCDEPSTEFKIECEKTDNTHTSVTEIIPTEQTTITDVKVDSKDLSITVKTSITTKSESPGTVKLDFTEYKSGDKETKLEELKKPRSRNKDVSDTECQIRSPSTEQKKKSPNRKENREDKRINDRSKEKRDKKFDDKEKGDRRDNKNLKQDYSESRRRFSPSDRNKKRRSTSWEQEGSRSESHSRSWSRSRSKSPKRKEDLLPGSSSKERRSIRMDEDRSGRSKINDRRERSIRTSPRSNTASYNKDHFKKHGSKGERDEWSRRKYDYMEREKEGRPYETIEVLRERNVDPDRHREGRFRGDEADRSLWPYEAENILRDGNESLDSYPNSQDLDLDYEEKLYYRNDSIERDITEGPFRSSSKFKHRKSRPSTRRDRQWEKERELLDLDRHGHIRRIEKPSSRSRSPLRLRRSPPRSSHDHFRCESRSRSKSWSRSRSRSRSRSRSRSTSRSRSMMRSRSRSRSGSRSRTRSTSRSRMRNPDHIRITERLRSSRSPSVGRGRVSENSRERKDEHDNMKIDSCTERGRRIETIVQSVSGLSRDSIVLDSEMHIGDNMETVTAGFQYSTENEVGNEYYYTENNLTYPPCIDDSAASSPKRLPLDDRLELELGIKKQQDGTGISNDYGDNFNSNVCYSSSPQQQQQMLYRQQPTVLQVGNVLQVVPADFNGVSTTHRDSTNSSSTPIVRGSSQVVRVGNVLQVVPTSLDWSGGQSSSIDQSAGMIYSATVPQPSPVPSVPISVPVPVPVPMPVPAVPPTMTSTPVSTLSPVPLPISVPVPVPGPVPLPASQSTFARAEVTSQKVPVLPVYNYEVILETRRKEQEERKRLREIRRKEKERRRIERINRRALQLLEKSNMRQTENANQQKNTGLDPCVLKALLEGEEQGDVEEQQSSVAIFEKEEETPVVASSVSTEEEEMPVEEDEEEEEEEEAEVEDDEEDEEEAEDDEEEEEDDDEKLRLNKLKNDVDEATATITTDETNKTQIETESKEWPELPPPPLKGILVASGFRTSVPNGNLDDLSTPENDSGDNTDKEGPESDKKESNKDEAGENKSSKFKIQMKKLKLAKLNKRKQRSKKSVQFADGIKPGEGTSPSGGEGDMPSPPPPTSIIARNGIRDVRRSSSRKSRKQEKRVRPPKAKKKVKVKIIKIKKPRVTPLTAMMMDDSDELDDRSPPPPPPGSPPPPHLWPSYLSAYNVNIRNSEAQSATTVSNTVQAPPPPTPLPLLVPPPPLNYTIQPCSKA; translated from the exons ATGACAAAGAcagatttaattgatttttctcaAG aagaaacagaaaaaaaaaatattaacataatgtCGCAATCAGAGGATGCTTATGCTCCAGAAGAACCAACACCAGACATTCCAATATCTTTGCTTGATATACAAATGCCAGAAACACCAGAAAGTACAAAAGGCCAAGTCAGTGATGGAGATACACCTAGATTGGAAAGTCCTAAAATGCTCAAGCCAGTATTAGGAAAATTACAGGCTAAAAAGAGATTAATGGCATTTGCCAACAAATTTAATGTGCcaccaaaaattcaaaataaatccaatttaCTTCAAGCACATACTAAAGtttctaaatctaaaaatgtGTTGGGTAATAGTGGAAAATCTTTGCAAAATGATTCAAAtacattgttaaatattgaCTCGGATTCTATGCAGTTTCATAATCGTCATTCAAGtggtaataaatcaaaaaaaaaaacag AGGAAAAAATTCTGGCTATTGAAGAAATTAGACGAGAAGAATCCAAAAGTAAAATGTTATTGGCTGAAGCTATGGCTGCAG ctagtttggaagaagaaaattatacaaatagaaatggacaaaatttattagaaaatgtaaagataatgagagaaaaaagtaaacaagATGTTAATGTTTCTCATAAAAGTGGTTTAAAGTCtgcaatagaaaataaatattcagaaag AAGACGATATGGAAGAGAAGAACGAAGAGATAGTGCGAGTAGAGAATCCAaagattacaataataaagaacgatactataaaatttatgataaagaaCAACgtagaaaagataaagataaaaaagatgataaagATAAACGGGAAGATAATAagtatgaagaaaataaagataaaaaatatgaagacaaagataaaaaggataatgataaagataaatgGGAAGATatacgagaaaagaaaggaataaaagaaaagagagaaaattttaaagaaaagagaagtgaTTCACAGGAAAGACCTGAAATCAaggatagaaaagaaaaagaaaaagacaaagataaaggaaaagaaaaagataaagataaagatataatgaATTCTTCTTCATGGATAGAGTTAAAAAAGTGTGGTATAACAATGgatgatattattgaaattagaagACGAGATTATTCTGAACGATCAACAAAGAACag aacagCCGAAGATTATGTACGTCACTTTGAACAAATGTTAATGATAAACGATTGTCGTTTAAAACGTTATGCTTTTATCGTTGAAGGACTTGATGGTCCTAAAGAATATCCTCCTGAATCAATAAGAGTAACTAAACGCGGAAGGcctcaattattttattctgaaaatCCTCGCATATCTCTTTTTATCAATCATCAACAAATTCTTCAAACAGTAACCATCGATCATCGTGAAAAAATGCGTAACATATGCGAGGCAGATTTTATAcg agAGGATGCGGGAGAAGCTGAATTATCTCAACGTATACGTAACTGGTATCCAAAAGCAGGCATATGCAAATCTgatgaaaagattaaatggCATGTACCTATTAATGTACAATTACCTAAATCGAAATGGGATAGTGAAGACGAAGATAAATTATCTAATGATACggaaaaagaacaagaaaatGAGACGAAATCAGGCAATACTGTTTCAGAACGTG aatcagAGGAATTTTCTCCACAGTTAAGTACGATAGAAGAAGATgtcaataaagataaaaatgttaatgaaaTTGAGATTTCTAGTGGTAAAAAAGTAGATGATAATAGACAATCAACATCCCCTTTGTTACAATCTGCGGgtaatgaaaaattagcaTCGGAATATGAACAATTTATGAAGATGGTTTGCAGTGATATTCCTATGTCAAAGGAATTCTCTCCTAAACCGAATAAACCTACTTCAACATTAAGTTATCACGAGTTCAATATAGAAACTAATTTACCAGATGACAATTTCTCATTTGTAGAGCATAGTATGTCTGAAAAGTCAGATAAAAgtgattcaaataaaattgaagaaaaatataaatctaatgaGAATCGAcaaaatttagagaaaattaCGGAAACTGAAGATGATAAAATGTCATTAAGCAGTACTCATATTCAGGTTCAAAAACGAGTAAGAatggagaataaaaatatgcatgATAAAAGTGAATCAGAAGATTCTAAATCTATACCCAGCGATTGGGAAAATGTTCGAATCAAAGTAGAACGTATGAGCGATGAGAATTCTGATTCTAAAgagacaagaaaaaaaaagaaacgaaaaaaggcGACTTCTAGTAGTAGTGAATCTTCTAGTTCGTCAAGTTCCTCTGATTCTGAAGAAgaagtaaaaagaagaaagagaaaacgtaaaatatcaaatgattCAGATTCGTTATCAGATTCAGATAGCAGTgacagtagtagtagtagcagtGATTCTTCCAGTTCTGATGATAAacggaagaaacgaaagaagaagaaacgaaaagctgagaaatggaaaaagaaagcgAAACGAAtagcaaaaatgaaaaagaaaagaagaagaaaaatcagtTCTGATTCTAGTAGTAGTGATTCCTctgaagataaaagaaaaaaaaggataacaaataaaaagactaaacagaagaaagaatatagtaataaacaaaacaatgaagatataataaaagtaatacgAAAATCATCTTTAGAATCCTCTTCtttagaaaatacaaaattagtACATTCACAAGTTccgttaaagaaaattaaagaagaagtaAAAGTTGAAAGTAGAAAAAGATCCACAGATAAATGCGACATATGGGATAAAGAACAGGAATTAGTTAAAAAGGTAATTTCTGATAGTAATGTGCATAATAAAACTCacaaagatgaagaaaaaagaaataaaactgaTGAACAATATTTAGAGGAGTGGGAAATGGAATCTGTAATTATGTCACAAAAAGGAGAAACTCTATTAAAGAGTAAGGttgaaaaagtagaaaataatgaaatagaaaatattcggaagatggaaagaaaggatgaacgaagcaaaaaaaatgacaaaagtAAAAAGGATgaatcttttaaagaaaaatgttccAATATCAGCAAAGAAATTATAcctggaaatttgaaaatggaagaagatattgatggaaagaaaaaaagaaaaaaagataaagaaagaaaaaacagtaGCGAATTTTTAACTGATTGGGAGAAAGAGAGTGAACGTATATCTCAACAAATAATGCAAGATGAAATTAAGCtttctaaaaaatacaaaaaagaaaaatgggcaGAGACTGAATTTGATACTCTAAATGTTCCATCATTAACACAACTTGAAAGGGAAGTAAGTAAGAGACAATTATTAGCGGATGAATGGGAAGTTGATAGCTTGGAAGCTGTATCTGATTTgatgataaataagaaaaaagccactcatatttcaaaaaagttaGAAAAGGAAGttcgatatgataaaaaaacagATACATATATTgctatagaaaaagaaactttgaaaGAATGTAAAAAGAGGCAAGATAGATTATCTGCAATAAGAATCTGGGAAGAAGAgcaagaagaaggagaaagagaagctATGATGCTTCTAGAACAAAAAaacaagaggaagaaagatgaTTGGGATATTGAAGAAGAATCATTTctacgagaaaaaaatgatagaaaagaaACTATAGAAGATATCACTATTATTGATAACattcataaagaaataaatacaattagcAAAAATGATGCATCTATAAAACATGATATTagcaaaaagaataaaaaaagtcgTTGGGATATGGCATCACAatctgaagaaaaaataaaattaaaaactcctGTTATGTGGGAGGAAGAGTGTGTAGAATgggcaaaaataaataaattcgaccataaaattgaaagagtaTCTTTGGAATGTTGTGATTCAATGTtacctaaaataaaaataaaagatgaggATGTTTCTATGGTTGAACAACAATCGAGAAAGTCTATATCtaaaaatgtaacaaatcAAGATATCGATTTATTCCCTAGAAAATCTCAGGATATAGACTTACTAGAATCATCTTGGACTTCAGAAGAACATATTAAAAGCAAATCACGcataaaaaatttggataataattctcaaaaagacatattttttgataagacAAAAGAGTTGATACCTTTAAAGGAACAATGTAATGTAGAATTAAAGGATATATTCGAGATAGAtgtaaaattaacgaaaaaaaatacagaattaTATAGTCCTAGTTCTCCAGCTGGATCTCAGAAATCTgag gatatgGAAGTTTTTAACAATAGTTATACAAGTTCCTTAAATTTAAAGGGAAGCCTTCTTCaggataaatcaaaaaatgaaactcTGATCAAGACTGATGACGAATCCATTCCTAATATAcctcttcaaataaaatatcgcgaTGGAAAATATACGAAATCTCCAATGACAAAGATAgagtttgaagaaattatagGAGTACAGAAGACAGAagatcaaattattcaaaaaaaattcgatgtaAAAACTATTGAAAATTCGCCTGAATTTTCAACTAATGAATCATATTCAGATACAAGTTATAAACCTTTACGAATGGATATATTTGCAGAGTATGAATCTGATGAATCATGtgaaaaattaagtaataaaaattctgaaataatatcTTCATCTATCAATGTAAAAGAAGCAGAGGAAACAAATGAAGGAAAAGCAGCACTTAAATTGATTCCTAAACAATTGTTAGTCCGACGAAATAATGAACGTATAAAGACAAAATTGATCTCGGATGATCCTATGCAACATGCTGCAGCTTTATTAACTATTCAGAAAAAACTTCGAGAATCACACGctatgaaaaatgatataaagacTATATCTTGTGACGAACCTTCTACTGAATTCAAGATTGAATGTGAAAAGACTGATAACACACACACATCAGTTACTGAAATTATTCCCACAGAACAGACTACTATTACGGATGTTAAGGTGGACTCAAAAGATCTATCAATAACAGTAAAAACCTCAATTACTACAAAATCGGAATCACCAGGCACAGTAAAGCTTGATTTTACTGAATATAAATCTGGAGATAAAGAAACTAAATTAGAAGAACTTAAAAAACCTAGATCACGTAATAAAGATGTGAGTGATACAGAATGTCAAATAAGATCACCAAGTAcagaacaaaagaaaaagagtccTAATAGAAAGGAAAATAGAGAAGATAAACGAATTAATGATCGcagcaaagaaaaaagagataaaaaattcgatgataaagagaaaggagatagaagagataataaaaatttaaaacaggaTTATAGTGAAAGCAGAAGAAGATTTAGTCCTTCtgatcgtaataaaaaaagaagaagtacTTCCTGGGAACAGGAAGGAAGCCGTAGTGAGAGCCATAGTCGTAGTTGGAGTAGAAGTAGAAGCAAAAGtccaaaaagaaaggaagactTGCTTCCAGGTTCTTCTAGTAAAGAGAGACGATCAATTAGAATGGATGAAGATAGATCTGGTAgatctaaaataaatgatagaagAGAAAGATCCATAAGAACTTCTCCTCGATCTAACACTGCCTCATACAATAaag acCATTTTAAAAAGCATGGATCTAAAGGAGAGCGAGATGAATGGAGCAGAAGGAAATACGATTAtatggaaagagaaaaggaaggtaGACCATATGAAACAATAGAAGTgttaagagaaagaaatgttgATCCTGATAGACATAGAGAAGGAAGATTTCGTGGAGATGAAGCTGATCGATCATTGTGGCCATATGAAGCAGAAAATATACTTCGAGATGGAAATGAGTCCTTGGATTCCTATCCTAACAGTCAAGATTTGGATCTCgattatgaagaaaaattatactatagaAATGATAGTATTGAAAGAGATATTACGGAAGGTCCTTTCCGTTCCTCATCAAAATTCAAACATAG aaaaagtaggCCCAGTACAAGAAGAGATAGGCAAtgggaaaaggaaagagaattaTTGGATCTAGACAGACATGGACATATTCGAAGAATAGAAAAACCATCATCTAGAAGTCGTTCTCCGTTACGACTACGCAGATCACCGCCTAGATCATCACACGATCATTTCAGATGTGAATCTAGATCGCGATCGAAGTCATGGTCAAGATCTAGATCAAGATCTAGGTCCAGATCACGATCTCGATCAACATCCAGATCCCGATCAATGATGCGTTCGAGATCAAGATCCCGATCTGGATCTCGATCGAGGACTAGATCTACCTCGAGATCAAGAATGAGGAATCCAGATCATATACGAATAACTGAACGATTACGATCTTCCAG ATCACCTTCTGTGGGACGAGGTAGAGTCAGTGAAAATTCAAGGGAAAGGAAGGATGAACacgataatatgaaaatagataGCTGCACCGAAAGAGGTAGACGAATAGAAACAATTGTACAGTCCGTGTCCGGACTATCTAGGGACTCGATCGTGTTAGACTCGGAAATGCACATCGGTGACAATATGGAGACAGTCACAGCAGGTTTCCAATATTCGACTGAAAACGAAGTTGGAAACGAATACTATTATACAGAGAATAACTTAACTTATCCACCGTGCATTGATGACTCTGCAGCGAGTTCTCCGAAACGTTTGCCACTTGATGATag attagaaCTTGAACTAGGTATTAAGAAGCAACAGGATGGAACAGGAATATCAAATGATTAtggagataattttaattcaaatgtaTGTTATTCATCATCACctcagcaacaacaacagatGTTATACCGCCAGCAACCTACCGTTTTACAA GTTGGCAATGTATTGCAAGTTGTACCTGCAGATTTCAATGGAGTCTCAACAACCCATAGAGACTCAACCAATTCCTCGAGTACACCGATTGTACGAGGCTCAAGTCAAGTAGTTCGCGTAGGTAATGTTCTTCAAGTTGTTCCGACATCGTTAGACTGGAGCGGCGGACAATCTTCTTCAATCGATCAGTCAGCAGGGATGATATACTCCGCGACAGTCCCTCAACCTTCTCCGGTTCCCTCAGTTCCTATATCTGTACCTGTTCCAGTTCCTGTTCCAATGCCTGTACCGGCCGTTCCACCAACCATGACTTCGACACCAGTTTCTACTTTGTCCCCGGTTCCATTACCTATTTCTGTTCCTGTACCTGTCCCTGGTCCTGTCCCACTTCCGGCATCACAATCGACGTTTGCAAGAGCTGAAGTGACATCACAAA AAGTACCAGTTCTCCCAGTTTATAACTACGAAGTTATTTTGGAGACCCGCAGAAAAGAACAGGAAGAACGTAAACGATTGCGCGAGAttaggagaaaagaaaaagaacgtaGGCGAATTGAACGAATTAATCGTCGCGCTCTTCAATTGTTAGAAAAAAGTAACATGCGCCAAACAGAAAATGCAAATCAGCAAAAAAATACGGGTTTAGATCCATGTGTTTTGAAGGCTCTTCTAGAAGGTGAAGAACAAGGTGATGTGGAAGAGCAACAAAGTTCTGTtgctatttttgaaaaagaagaagaaacaccGGTTGTTGCATCTTCTGTTTctacagaagaagaagaaatgccTGTTGAAgaggatgaagaagaagaagaggaagaagaagctgAGGTAGAAGATGACGAAGAAGATGAGGAAGAGGCAGAAgatgacgaagaagaagaagaagatgatgatgaaaagttgcgattaaataaattaaaaaatgatgttgATGAAGCTACTGCAACAATAACAACagatgaaacaaataaaactcAAATCGAGACAGAATCCAAAGAATGGCCAGAGTTGCCTCCACCACCTTTGAAAGGAATTTTAGTTGCATCAGGTTTcag aacatCAGTTCCTAATGGTAACTTAGATGATTTATCTACTCCTGAAAATGATAGTGGAGATAACACGGATAAAGAGGGTCCAGAatcagataaaaaagaatctaataaAGATGAAGCTggagaaaataaatcaagCAAATTCAagattcaaatgaaaaaattaaagttagcaaaattgaataaacgaaaacaaagaagtaaaaaatcaGTGCAATTTGCAGATGGAATCAAACCTGGAGAAGGTACCAGTCCTAGTGGTGGTGAAGGAGATATGCCTTCCCCTCCACCACCCACATCTATAATTGCTCGGAATGGAATTCGTGACGTTCGAAGATCCAGCTCTAGGAAGAGCAGAAAGCAAGAGAAAAGAGTGCGACCTCcaaaagcaaagaaaaaagtaaag gtgaaaattataaaaataaagaaacctCGTGTTACTCCATTAACGGCGATGATGATGGATGATTCGGACGAACTAGATGATCGTTCTCCGCCGCCACCACCTCCTGGATCTCCTCCACCACCACATCTTTGGCCAAGTTATCTTTCTGCTTACAATGTTAATATTCGTAATAGTGAAGCTCAATCAGCAACTACAGTTTCGAATACTGTTCAAGCTCCTCCGCCTCCTACTCCGCTGCCTCTTTtagttcctcctcctcctttgaATTATACCATACAGCCTTGCAGTAAAGCATaa